The Flavobacterium commune genome contains a region encoding:
- the thrA gene encoding bifunctional aspartate kinase/homoserine dehydrogenase I: MKILKFGGKSLSNGEGINKVVSIITDKVNQGEEIAIVVSARGNATDELEEILTVASKNADYKTLLEEFKKYQQDEYATVDLSEEFAVLDKLFEGVSLIGDYSSKIKDQILSIGELLSAKLLTAILIEKGINARFADSRIFLKTDSKFGDAQPLEQISKKNVIQYFKENAGSVVNVVTGFIGSNNNNVTTTLGRNGSNYTASLLANYLNAKELQNYTHVDGIYTANPDLVSDAKKIDHLTFNEANELANFGATILHAKTIIPLLEKNIPLRILNTFNHENEGTLITATSKNAGIKTLSVLEDVALVNLEGRGLLGKTGVDARIFKVMGDNNISVSIISQGSSERGIGLVVAESQATKAMIELEKEFENDFYSKDVNKISVTDDVSVISIIGQDLSTFYKPYTALIKNKIVPILFNNTVTGKNVSLVVKKSELNKALNVIHGEIFGVSKKINIAVFGHGLVGGTLINQILESAVAIEKRKDIKLNVFAIANSKSVLLNKDGVTPNWINEIQTNGFSYTIDDIIAYANEHHLENLIAVDNTASATFVENYIPLVENGFDLISSNKVANTLSYGFYKQLRSVLAENQKSYLYETNVGAGLPLIDTIKLLHLSGENITKIKGVFSGTLSYLFNNFSAKDVPFSDILKEAIDNGYTEPDPREDLCGNDVGRKLLILARELDLQNEFEEIAIQNLIPEHLREGNAADFLTKLKEFDPIYDKIKNEQQPNHVLRYIGELSGDLQNDKGILEVKLVSVPSDTALGGLKGSDSFFEIYTESYGDRPIVIQGAGAGSAVTARGVFGDILRLSDKG, translated from the coding sequence ATGAAAATATTAAAATTTGGAGGTAAATCTTTATCGAACGGTGAAGGAATCAATAAAGTTGTTTCTATTATTACAGATAAAGTAAATCAAGGAGAAGAAATAGCCATCGTTGTTTCGGCACGTGGGAATGCTACCGATGAGTTAGAAGAAATATTAACAGTTGCATCTAAAAATGCCGATTATAAAACCTTACTTGAAGAGTTTAAGAAATACCAGCAAGATGAATATGCAACAGTAGATTTGTCTGAGGAATTTGCTGTTTTAGATAAATTATTCGAAGGAGTAAGCCTGATAGGAGATTATAGTTCTAAAATTAAAGATCAAATTCTTTCGATTGGAGAGTTGCTTTCGGCTAAATTATTAACGGCAATTTTAATCGAAAAAGGAATCAACGCCCGATTTGCTGATTCTAGAATTTTCCTAAAAACGGATTCTAAATTTGGAGATGCGCAACCGCTGGAACAAATTTCGAAGAAAAATGTAATTCAGTATTTTAAAGAAAATGCAGGTTCAGTAGTTAATGTTGTAACTGGTTTTATTGGTTCTAACAATAATAATGTTACTACTACTTTAGGTCGTAACGGAAGTAATTATACAGCTTCTTTATTGGCTAATTATTTGAATGCTAAAGAACTTCAGAATTATACTCACGTCGATGGTATTTACACTGCTAATCCGGATTTGGTTTCTGATGCTAAAAAAATAGACCATTTGACTTTTAATGAGGCGAATGAGTTGGCTAATTTTGGAGCAACTATTTTGCACGCCAAAACGATAATTCCTTTGTTAGAGAAAAATATTCCATTGCGAATATTGAATACTTTCAATCATGAAAACGAAGGAACTTTAATTACGGCAACTTCTAAAAATGCAGGAATTAAAACACTTTCGGTTTTAGAAGATGTAGCTTTAGTTAATCTTGAAGGTAGAGGTTTACTAGGGAAAACAGGAGTTGATGCCCGTATTTTTAAAGTAATGGGTGATAATAATATTAGTGTGAGTATTATTTCGCAGGGTTCTTCTGAAAGAGGAATCGGATTAGTAGTTGCGGAATCTCAGGCTACAAAAGCAATGATTGAATTAGAAAAAGAATTCGAAAATGATTTCTATTCTAAAGACGTTAATAAAATTTCGGTAACCGATGATGTTTCGGTAATTTCGATTATTGGACAAGATTTAAGTACTTTTTATAAGCCTTACACGGCTTTAATTAAAAACAAAATTGTTCCTATTCTTTTCAATAATACGGTTACTGGGAAAAATGTGAGTTTGGTAGTTAAGAAATCAGAACTGAATAAAGCATTAAATGTTATTCATGGGGAGATTTTTGGAGTTTCTAAAAAAATCAACATTGCCGTTTTTGGTCATGGATTAGTAGGAGGAACTTTGATTAATCAAATTTTAGAATCGGCGGTTGCTATTGAGAAAAGAAAAGACATCAAATTGAATGTTTTTGCCATTGCAAATTCTAAAAGTGTTTTACTGAATAAAGACGGAGTAACGCCAAATTGGATTAACGAAATTCAAACTAACGGATTCTCTTATACTATTGATGATATTATTGCTTACGCCAATGAGCATCATTTAGAGAATTTAATTGCGGTGGATAATACGGCTAGTGCAACATTTGTTGAAAATTATATTCCTTTGGTTGAAAATGGTTTTGATTTAATTTCTTCGAATAAAGTAGCCAATACTTTGAGTTATGGTTTTTACAAACAATTGCGTAGTGTATTGGCTGAAAATCAAAAGAGTTATTTGTATGAAACCAATGTTGGTGCAGGTTTACCATTAATTGATACAATAAAATTATTGCATCTTTCGGGTGAAAATATCACTAAGATTAAAGGGGTTTTCTCAGGAACATTGAGTTATTTATTTAATAATTTTTCGGCAAAAGATGTTCCGTTTAGTGATATTTTGAAAGAAGCGATTGATAACGGATATACTGAACCGGATCCAAGAGAGGATTTATGTGGAAACGACGTAGGTAGAAAATTGTTGATTTTAGCGAGAGAATTGGATTTGCAAAATGAATTTGAAGAAATTGCAATTCAGAATCTAATTCCGGAACATTTACGTGAAGGAAATGCTGCTGATTTCTTGACAAAATTAAAAGAGTTCGACCCAATTTATGATAAGATAAAGAACGAGCAACAACCAAATCACGTTTTGCGTTACATAGGCGAATTGTCTGGTGATTTGCAAAATGACA
- a CDS encoding alpha/beta fold hydrolase codes for MENKPNHIIIQNFTTESGVLYPVLNLSYQSFGPELNTAPVVLVNHALTGNSQVIGSAGWWNDLIGENKTIDTNKYSILAFNVPGNGFDGTIVENYLDFNARDVAKLFIEGVKQLKIQQLYAIIGGSVGGGIAWEMIALEPKLALHLIPIATDWKSTDWLIANCFLQEQILKNSSNPIEDARIHAMLCYRTPESFKMKFDRTINEELAIFNIESWLLHHGKKLQKRFQLASYKMMNQLLKTIDVTRNSDSFEEFASKIEATIHIIGINSDLFFTARENKETYQELKKYNVNVSYNEIESIHGHDAFLIEYEQLNNLLAPVF; via the coding sequence TTGGAAAATAAACCCAATCACATTATAATTCAAAATTTCACTACCGAGAGTGGTGTATTATACCCTGTTTTAAATTTAAGTTACCAGTCTTTTGGTCCTGAATTGAATACAGCACCTGTTGTTTTAGTCAATCACGCCTTGACCGGAAATTCTCAGGTTATTGGTTCAGCGGGATGGTGGAATGATTTAATTGGAGAAAATAAAACTATTGATACCAATAAATACAGCATTTTAGCTTTTAATGTTCCCGGAAATGGATTTGATGGTACTATTGTAGAAAATTATTTGGATTTTAATGCCAGAGATGTTGCAAAGCTTTTTATCGAAGGAGTTAAGCAACTTAAAATTCAGCAATTGTACGCCATTATTGGAGGCTCTGTAGGTGGCGGAATTGCCTGGGAGATGATTGCCTTAGAGCCTAAGTTGGCCTTGCATTTAATTCCTATTGCAACCGATTGGAAATCGACTGATTGGTTGATTGCAAATTGCTTTTTGCAAGAGCAAATTTTGAAAAATTCGTCTAATCCAATTGAAGATGCCAGGATTCACGCCATGTTGTGTTATAGAACTCCGGAATCTTTCAAGATGAAATTTGACAGAACCATTAATGAAGAATTAGCTATATTTAATATTGAGAGTTGGTTGTTGCATCATGGTAAGAAATTACAAAAACGCTTTCAGCTGGCTTCTTATAAAATGATGAATCAATTGCTTAAAACGATTGATGTAACCAGAAATAGCGATTCTTTTGAAGAATTTGCCTCTAAAATAGAAGCTACAATTCATATCATAGGTATAAATTCAGATTTGTTTTTTACCGCAAGAGAGAATAAAGAAACCTACCAGGAATTAAAAAAGTATAATGTCAATGTTTCTTATAACGAAATAGAATCCATTCACGGACATGATGCATTCCTGATAGAATATGAACAATTAAACAACTTGCTTGCTCCTGTTTTTTAG